One window of Akkermansia biwaensis genomic DNA carries:
- a CDS encoding anaerobic ribonucleoside-triphosphate reductase activating protein, with the protein MGTGRGIADITPLTLLDFPNKVACIFWLGGCNLFCQYCYNVSLVKNAVPGTGGRTDYLNFLRDRVGFLDGVVLSGGECTLCPDLIPICREIRQLGFAIKIDTNGTRPSVVKSLVEEGLCDYIALDYKAPAEQYGAVTGRPGLFPFFSRTLDYLIASKIPFEVRTTVHPDLLTEDHVNTIIRDLTKRGYEGNYFVQNFYQTTQTLNSLPTPDRPFDRSRVDSSSLPVQFRNFDLGNGRN; encoded by the coding sequence ATGGGAACGGGTCGGGGCATAGCGGACATCACGCCGCTCACCTTGCTGGACTTTCCAAACAAGGTGGCCTGCATCTTCTGGCTGGGAGGCTGTAATTTGTTTTGTCAGTACTGTTACAACGTCTCCCTGGTCAAAAATGCGGTCCCCGGAACCGGCGGACGAACGGACTACCTCAACTTCCTCAGAGATCGGGTGGGATTTCTGGACGGAGTGGTTTTGTCCGGAGGCGAATGCACGCTGTGTCCCGACCTTATTCCCATCTGCCGTGAAATCCGGCAGCTCGGCTTCGCCATCAAGATAGACACCAACGGAACGCGGCCTTCCGTCGTGAAGTCCCTGGTGGAAGAAGGGCTTTGCGACTACATTGCCCTGGACTACAAGGCCCCCGCCGAACAGTACGGCGCCGTCACGGGAAGGCCCGGCCTGTTTCCGTTCTTTTCCAGAACGCTGGACTATCTGATTGCCTCAAAAATCCCTTTCGAAGTCAGAACGACCGTGCACCCGGACCTGTTGACGGAAGATCACGTCAACACCATCATACGCGACTTGACAAAGCGGGGTTATGAAGGCAACTACTTCGTGCAAAATTTTTACCAGACCACACAAACGCTCAACTCTCTCCCCACGCCGGACCGCCCGTTTGACCGGAGCAGGGTGGATTCATCCTCCCTCCCCGTCCAATTCCGCAACTTCGACCTCGGCAACGGAAGAAACTGA
- the nrdD gene encoding anaerobic ribonucleoside-triphosphate reductase: protein MTKQEILSKYAQDRTRCTVYTRVMGYHRPVETFNAGKQGEFHDRVHFVEPGAPCNCSPRTEQPR from the coding sequence ATGACCAAACAGGAAATACTAAGCAAATACGCCCAGGACCGCACCCGCTGCACCGTGTACACGCGCGTCATGGGCTACCACCGCCCCGTGGAAACCTTCAATGCCGGCAAGCAGGGCGAATTCCACGACCGCGTCCACTTCGTGGAACCGGGCGCTCCCTGCAACTGTTCCCCCCGCACGGAACAGCCCCGCTGA